GAAGCGCCAGCTGCTCGTTCCACATGTAAAAGATGCCGCCGCCATAAACGATTGCCTCTCTCGCGGTTGGGGTAACGTCCGACACAAAGCGGTAGCCACCGTGGGCGCGAATATCGAACGGTTTCAAGTGCGCCGCCACCGTACCGACGGGCAGAATTCCCACCTCGCCGATCCCTAAACCCTTGTCCTCGTCGCCGGTGGGCAAGCTCAGTTGTAGGCCGGCACCCGCATCCAGCCACTCCGTCCGCAACGGGAGTACTTTAGCGAACAGCGACAAGTCTCCCGGGCCCTCTTCTCCCCGCGAGCCCACCGCACCGCCTTGTCGCACTTCGACCTCGTTGTGTTGCCAGAATGGGAACGTGATTCCGGCTTCGATCATGTCCATGCCGTAGCTCGCGCGAAGCGCCCCGAAGTCGCTCGAAGCCGTGGTTTTGTTCCCCACAGCGTCTTTGACAACGTCCTGCGCCACGCCGGCGGCACCTTCCACCCAGATACCTTCGCTCACGGCAGCCTCCTGCTCGTAGCGATCGAAGCTGCGCGTGATTCCGGCAGGCTTGCTCGGCGCTTCCTGGGCCCACGCCACCCCAGCCGCCGCCACCATCCACGCACACGACAACGCCACCAACCCCACACGTTTTGCCATGCTCCGCACCTCCTTTTCCCTCACCCTCTGCCGCCTTGCGGCAGAACGAAACTGGCGTCTTTGGTTCCACAACTGGCGCGCCGGTGTCAAGGCACTCGGGTTCTATTTTGGAGGCGTCAAAAGTACAAACGCCGCTGCTCCCGGCGCAGCAGGTAGAGAAAGAACGGCCCGCCAGCCAATGCCGTAACGACTCCCACGGGAATCTCCACACCTGGGGCGATACTGCGGGCAATCGTGTCCGCCAGCACGAGAAATATCGCACCGCCCAGCGCCGCAGCGGGAAGCAAGAGCCGGTGGTCCGCCCCGCACAACACGCGCAACGCGTGAGGCACGATCAGACCCACAAACCCAATCATGCCGCTAATGGCCACCACTGCCCCCACGAGTAGGGACGAACCGAGAAAGGCCACTCGCCGCACTCGGTCCACGTTCACACCCATTTGCCAAGCGCTTTCCTCGCCGAGGCTCAAAAGATCGAGCCCGCGAGCTTGCACGCAAAGCCAGAGGCTGGCCAAACCACAGTAGACGGCTGCAGGCCCGATAAGATCATAGCCGTAGCCAGCGACGTTGCCGATCAACCACGAGAGCAAGCCCTGCGCCTGGTAAAAATCGGCAATGTAATTGACGCACAAAATCACGGCACCTGCGAACGCGTTGTAGACCACCCCTGCCAACAGCAAGACGTGCGGCTGCAGGCGCCCTTGCACCAGCGAAATCCTGTAAAGGAGCGCCACCGAGACCAAAGCTCCAACACCGGCGGCCAGCGGCAACAACCACATCTTCGCCAGAACGAAGCGCCCTCCGATGGCCACGGCGAGCGTGGCGCCTAAGGCCGCTCCGCCCGAAACTCCGATGAGATGCGGCTCGGCGAGTGGGTTGCGCAACAAGCCTTGCAGGGTGGCGCCGGCCACGGCCAGAGCAGCACCCACAATTGCAGCCAGAGCGATGCGGGGTAGGCGCGTCTCAAAAAAAATCACGCGGTCCACGTTGCCTGGAGCGCCCCAAAACACTTCGTGCCACCGCAACGGAACGTTGCCCACACTTGCGCTCAGCCCAAGCGCCGCAAGTAACAACGTCGCCAGCACGCTCAAAATCAGCACGACTCGCTTGCGGGTCAGGTAGGGCTGGTCGCCCGGCCACCCAAGCCAGAATGGCCGCGACTCTGGCGCCGGCACTGCGGGTTCAACGAGCATCCGTAGACTCCTCGCCGGTGATCTTTGCAGAAAAGACCTCAGGGTGAATGTGTTCCGCCAACGCGCGCACCGCCTCGGCAAGTCTCGGACCAGGACGCAGCACCCGGTCGTCAGCAAAGACGAGGACTCGCCCGTCTTTAACAGCCTGCAAAGATGAAAAGCGCTGCCAAAACGCCGCGCTCTCCTCACCCGCTGTCGCTTCGCTCCCCATGCTGGCGTCTATGATCACCTCGGGATTCTCCCGCAGCACAAATTCGACGGAAACCTTGGGCCAACCCTGGTGGCGCACCACATTCGTCGCACCCGCGAGCCCGAGAACCTCGTCTTGGATCGTTTCCCGACCGACAGCAATCAAGGGGTTCCGCCCCACAAGGAACAAGACCCGTCGGGGCTGTGCCCGCCGCACGAGGCGCTGCGTGGCTTCGAGACTTTCCACAAAGCGGCGGCAGAGTTTTTCTGCGCGTTCGCGCACTCCGAGTGCGGTTCCCACGACCCGGAAACTCTCCACGAGCTGCGGCACATTCTGGGGGTCCACCACCACAAGGCGTACACCCAAGCGACCAAGTCGCTCCACGGCCCGACGGTTTCCCGGGCTCGGCATGGCAAGCACGACGTCTGGTTCTAGCGCCAGTACCGTTTCGACGTTCGGCATCAGGAAGGTACCAACTTTCGGCAACGCTAGAGCCTCGGCCGGAAAGTTGCATTGGCCCGTCACACCCACCAGCCGCTCTCCCAAACCGAGCGCAAAGACAAGCTCCGTGAGGGAAGGGGCCAGCGAAACGATACGTTGAGGGGTGGTGTTTCCCGGGTTGCTCGCAGCGTGGGCTACGCCGCAGCACACGATCAAAAGCAAAACCGTGTGCAAAAGCCAGGCAATCCGGCAATGAATGCGGGCAGAAAAGCGAGGCGTCACGGTAAGAACACCAAATCGAAGGGCGGCAAACCGGTAAACAAAGGCGCTGGGGTCAGCTCTGCTCCGTCGGTGGCGCGTAACACGCGCACTCCGGGGCGGTGCAAGTTACGATCCGTGAGAAACAATAACCCCCGCGGGCTGAGCTCCAAGTCCGATAAACCGTCGCGGGGGGACAACACCGTGACCACGCTACGAGACTTCAGGTCGAACCGCACCAACGAGGTCGAGAAGTCGGGGCCGGAAATCACCGCATAACCGTACTCGTCGTCTGCCAACACGAAGTCGGTTACGTCTCCGCCGAGTTCCGCCTCGGTGATCACAAGCCCGTCAGAGACCAAGGTTGCGGTGTCAATTGCTTCGATCCCACCATCGAGGGCGCCGAATGCGCCAACCAGTGCCACGAAGAGGCGGCCGTTGCGAACGGTCAGCCCTTTGGTCATCCCAAAGGGATTCGCGGCGGCCAACTCCATGCTGGCCACGACTTCGTCGGTGTTCGTATCCACCACCAGCAACAGCCCGTTGCGAACCGGCGCGAAGTTTTCCAACCGTTCGAGGGTGA
This sequence is a window from Candidatus Binatia bacterium. Protein-coding genes within it:
- the hmuU gene encoding heme ABC transporter permease gives rise to the protein MLVEPAVPAPESRPFWLGWPGDQPYLTRKRVVLILSVLATLLLAALGLSASVGNVPLRWHEVFWGAPGNVDRVIFFETRLPRIALAAIVGAALAVAGATLQGLLRNPLAEPHLIGVSGGAALGATLAVAIGGRFVLAKMWLLPLAAGVGALVSVALLYRISLVQGRLQPHVLLLAGVVYNAFAGAVILCVNYIADFYQAQGLLSWLIGNVAGYGYDLIGPAAVYCGLASLWLCVQARGLDLLSLGEESAWQMGVNVDRVRRVAFLGSSLLVGAVVAISGMIGFVGLIVPHALRVLCGADHRLLLPAAALGGAIFLVLADTIARSIAPGVEIPVGVVTALAGGPFFLYLLRREQRRLYF
- a CDS encoding ABC transporter substrate-binding protein, coding for MTPRFSARIHCRIAWLLHTVLLLIVCCGVAHAASNPGNTTPQRIVSLAPSLTELVFALGLGERLVGVTGQCNFPAEALALPKVGTFLMPNVETVLALEPDVVLAMPSPGNRRAVERLGRLGVRLVVVDPQNVPQLVESFRVVGTALGVRERAEKLCRRFVESLEATQRLVRRAQPRRVLFLVGRNPLIAVGRETIQDEVLGLAGATNVVRHQGWPKVSVEFVLRENPEVIIDASMGSEATAGEESAAFWQRFSSLQAVKDGRVLVFADDRVLRPGPRLAEAVRALAEHIHPEVFSAKITGEESTDAR